The DNA sequence tagatactattttatttggactttagggtttaatgggtgccatgctcaaatataaatagacctttaGGGTTTCGGTctccaatataccaaagccgcctttgttactcttttcccatcaaaagagttgcggTTCAGCcacctaggaatacagaaggctttggttgaggaagatcgaaagaaccacaagatccaaactcttccgatcgtaagattcatgtttatgaattcaggtacgcttccacattatgttatataatatttttggtgattcaatatggatgatctgggttattgaaattaatttattctaacaattcagtcaccaaaaaaaactcAAAGCAattcataactaaaaaaaaaactgctAGGacataattttcaaattaaatttgtataatttttttatatcatctCTCAATTTCACATATCAAAAACAAATTTATgtaaatttaagttttatttaaaaatttgttatttatctataaattattatgctaattcaaatctcaaatatttttttatttttgtaatccatACTATCTTTTATTCTAACAGGTTAAGAATTAATTTATTGTAGATTAAACTTTAAACTgctaatatttgttttttttttttatagaaaccaCAGATACTTGATATTAGTGAACTAATGAGTTAACCAAGATTCTAAAAATTGGTTTAAATTGGTCGGTCGAATCAGTCGAACCATGAATCGTTGCAAAAAATGAAACAGTTAAATGTCAAAACCGCCAATTTTAAAAATTGCTATTAAACCGTCGAACCGGTCAGAAACCGTTCGATCGAATCGAACCGTGATTTGGCTGGTTTTGTGAATTGGGAAGCAAACGACGCCGTTTCATTGATTCTGAGTCAATGAACCCTAACTCCTCCACTATTCGGCTACTTCAATCTCCACTCTCGAGTCCAGCCCTAGCCTCCAGAACCAGAACGCTCTAGCCTCTCTCTGTCTCTCACACTCAGTCCAGAGCTCCTGGTCCTCCCTTACTTCCGTCCAGCCACCGCCTGCTACCGCCGCCGTCGGAACTTCCAGCTTCGAAGAGCCACCACCTGCTCCCTCACTTCCCCTCCATCGCGCTGCAGCCGTCGCAACCTTCCTTCCCCTCCATCGCGCAGCCACCGTGCGAACGTGGAAGCCTCCGTCGCGCAGTCACTGTGCCGTCAGTGCCAGCTCTGTTCCACTGCAGCCACTGCCCGTTCGAAGGCTGTTCGAAGCCCATTCAAAGGTGAACCTTGTCGTGGGGTCTCCCTCTTGCGTGCTCTGTTCAAGGCTTCTAGCTTCTAGGTAATTTCTTTTAactataattgaataatttgTTGTTAATGTGAAGTTCTGTGAATTGTGAACCGTGAACTGTGAGCTATGTCTATGATTTAGATTTTTGATTTTTCTGTGAACTGTGAACtttgttgaattgttgaataataatgaataattattgttagttaagttgggaattttgttgttgtaaCTTGTTACTAGGTTGAATTATTTTCGAATAATTTTGACTTATGAATCATGGAAGGCAAAGTGAATACTTTCTCCAAGTTCAACAATTTCTTGGAGGGTAGTCTTttatctaatgcttttacttCGAGTGCTGGGCCATTCCTTTAATCAATCCCATCCCTTTAAGCTGGCTGACTACGAACAGCCTTCTTCCTGACCGACCCTTGCATGCGTGGAAGTGAAAGGAAAGTGATGGAAGAGTGGGAGTTCCTGCTTTCAGTTCAAGGAAAGTTCTTTTCTAATCGGTTGACTCGTGGATCTTTCTGACTTCAAGTACCGATCTTCTATCAAAGGAACCATTCCAGAAGTGCCCTTGGTTCGGTGTAGTCTACATTCTTCGCTTAGTGTCAATTTTTTTGATGATAGAGTTAGGCTCGGGATTATTGGGTTGGAGTGATTTGCTGTGGGTTCTTGTAAACCTGTGATTTTGTACTTGTTAATTCGTCAAATAGTTGTTGTGATTCTTGCAATTGAGATTATTGGGTATCTTTGCTCTTCTCAAAttgttaatttgctaaattgttgctGTTATTGTGATTCTTGAGATTGAAattgtctttattttttgttagtgGGCTGCTGGATTTTCTATTTGGAATTTGTACTTGTTAGTTCATTAAATTGTTGTGATTCTTGAAAGTTGAAAttgagattattgggttgctTTGTTCTTAtcaaattgttaatttgttaatttgcTAAATTATTGGTGTTATTGTGATTCTTGAAATTAAGattgtctttattttttgttattgggTTGTTGGATTTTCTATTCGAATTTTATACTTTGATTCTTTAACCCTAGgtataaattttgttgattgattAATTGATTAGGGTAGGGTTGTGTTGTGTCATTCCAAGATGAATATGATTGTTTTGCTTTGCGATGCTTGCTGGTTGTTATTTGATCTCACCGCAtttcagcatttgatcaatgaaatgTTTTGCAAACATCCAGTTTTTGGTTTGCATTTCCATATATTGACTTGGATTTATACCTTACTAAGTTATCCAACGGAATAAGTCAAGCTGATCTCATGAAAATCCCAAATGACTAATAAGATTGAATGACAAACTTGATCAGTTGGATGTAGGAATTTTATGTTTGGttggttgtttttgttatttgacttttaagtttgtatttgaatgagatcatAATATTCTGGCTTATGtagtatttttaatttggatgatattttaaagtttatgttagaatataattatgttttaatgtgtttatctatattttatttattattttattataaaacggttttttcgtTTCAATCacggtcgaaccggttgaacctatgaaccagtgaaccagtagctagagcggcttgatgaccggttcggttttcagaaccttggagtTAACCACTAAATGAATACAAGTAAGAATGACAATAAAGCATGCTCATCAAGggaaaaaaacaaagaagaagatgattacagtttttttcaaatattaaacctctcttcctttcttcttcGCCATGCCCTTTCCTAAGCCCATGCCCTATTCTTACCTATCTTACCAGAACCTCTACGAAACACTCAAGCATTGCTCCTCCCTCAAATCCCCACGCAGCGCCCGCGTGCTCCACGGCCACCTCATCTTCTCCGGCTGGTACGCCTCCGTCTTCTTGCGCAATAGCCTCCTCCACGTCTATTCCAACTGCCACCTCACCGACGATGCCTTCCGCCTCTTCCACGAGTCCACCACTCACCGCAATGTCTTCACTTGGAATGCCATCATCCATGCGCTACTCTCTTCTGGTCAGGTCTCCCATGCACAACACCTGTTCGACGAAATGCCCCAACGAGACTCCGTCTCTTGGACAACCCTCATATCTGGCTACTCTCACAATGGCCTCCCAGCTCATAGCATCCAGATCTTCGCTTCCATGCTCCGGGAATTCGAATTTCATAATGGTCAAACTCAGGACAAATTTGATCCTTTTTCGTTTACTTGTGTAATGAAGGCTTGTGGCTGCCTCAGATGCACTCCTTTCGCTCTTCAGTTGCATTCCCTTGTGGTCAAATTACGTTTAGGAGCCCATATCAGCATCCAAAACGCCCTTGTTGATATGTACATTAAATGCGGAGCGATTGGGTTCGCTGAGAGTGTCTTCTTTGGCATTGAGGAGCCCAGTTTGTTCTGTTGGAACAGCATGATTTACGGTTATTCAAGGTTGTATGGAGCTTATAAGGCTCTTGATTTGTTTGCTCGGATGCCGGAACATGATTCTGTTTCATGGAACACTTTGATCTCAGTTTTATCTCAGCATGGCCTTGGGGTCAAATGCCTTTTCTTGTTTTTAGAGATGTGTGATAGGGGGTTTAACCCGATTTTCATGACCTATGGTAGTGTACTCAGCGCGTGTGCCAGCATTGGTGATCTTGAATGGGGTGCACACTTGCATGCTCGGATTCTTCGCGTGGAGCATGGCTTAGATGCCTATTTGGGAAGTGGTTTGATAGATATGTATGCTAAGTGTGGATGCTTAGAATTGGCGAGGCGCGTGTTTGACTGCTTAGAGGAACGCAATGAAGTTTCTTGGACTTGCTTGATCACTGGTGTGGCTCAGTTTGGACTTGAAGAAGACGCTCTGGCATTGTTTAACCAAATGAGACAGGCTTCtgttgtgttggatgatgttACCCTTGCAACTGTTCTTGGGGTTTGTTCAGAACAAAATCATGCTGCTATTGGGGAGCTGCTTCATGGATATACAATCAAAAGTGGTATGGATTCTTATGTTCCTGTAGGGAATGCAATTATTACAATGTATTCAAAGTTTGGCGATTTTGAGAAAGCTTATCTTGCATTTAGATTGATGCCGCTTAGAGATACTATATCATGGACAGCCATGATCACTGCCTTCTCTCAGAATGGAGACATTTCCAGAGCTCGTGAATGTTTTGATTTAATGCCTGAGCGCAATGTCATCACTTGGAACTCAATGCTAAGCACATATGTTCAACATGGGTTATCGGAAGAAGGACTGAAGTTGTATGTTCTGATGAGAAGAAGAGGAGTAGAACCAGACTGGATCTCTTTAGCTACTTCAATTAGGGCATGCGCTGACTTAGCTGTTGTAAAACTTGGGATGCAAATTGTATCGCATGCCATTAAGTTCGCCCTTATATCGGATGTTTCAGTTGCAAATAGTATTGTTACCATGTATTCAAGATGTGGGCAAATCAAAGAAGCACAGAAAGTTTTTGACTCAATATATGTGAAAAACCTTATTTCCTGGAATGCTATGATGGCAGCATATGCTCAAAATGGTTTAGGCAAGAAAGTAATTGAGACATTTGAGGATATGTTGAAGACCGAGTGCAAACCTGATCACATTAGTTATATTTCTGTTCTATCTGGCTGCAGCCACATGGGGCTTGTAGTAGAGGGTAAACATTACTTCAAATCCATGACTAAAGTTTTTGGTATTTCTCCTACAAGTGAGCACTTTGTTtgtatagtagatatgcttggaCGAGCAGGGATGCTAGACGAGGCAAAGGAAGTGATAGATGAAATGCCTTTTAAGCCGAATGCTACTGTTTGGGGGCTCTACTTGGAGCCTGCCGAATCCATCATGAATCACATCTAGCAGAAACTGCCTTGAAGAACTTGGTGGAATTAAATCCTGAAGATTCTGGTAATTATGTCCTTCTAGCAAATATATATGCTGAATCTGGAGAGTTAGAAGGTGTTGCTAATATGAGAAAGCTAATGAAAGTGAAGGGAATTCGAAAGAGTCCAGGCTGTAGCTGGATAGAGGTTGATAACACGGTACATGTATTCACCGTAGATGACACCAATCATCCACAGATAAAGGAAATTTATATAAAACTGGAGGAGATGATGAAGAAGATAGAACATACAGGAAGATATATTAGTCCAGTTTCTTCTCCCCATAGGAGTCAGAAATACCATAGTGAAAAGCTTGCCTTCGCTTTTGGGTTACTGAGTTTGCCATCTTGGATGCCTTTATATGTGATGAAAAATCTCCGTGTCTGCCATGATTGTCACTCGGTAATAAAGCTATTGTCTTTTGTCACCTCAAGGGAACTTATCATGAGAGATGGATTTCGATTTCATCATTTTAAGGATGGGGTTTGCTCGTGTAAAGATTATTGGTAACATGTGGTACATATTCTATATTTGCTCCCTCCCacatttctcttgttaatttcttctttccttctcaacatttattattattgaaaaatctTGCGATATATCGCATTTATGGAAATAATTTTCGCTTGTTCTACAGCACCACTGCATGTCTACATTGGTTTTGCATTTTGGTTTAATATTGAATTTAATTGGCCAGCAATAGCACCAAGCAATTATCATTAGTCAACTCCTTACTGATAATCATCTAGTGCACAGTAGTTGCAGGAGAGAAAGTGGACAAATCCTGACTCCTGTCCACTGCACCAGAGGACCCTCCAGCACATTGGGAGCAGGTGCGGTGTATGTATATATAACTATGTCCAATACTTGGTTATTGTTTTCATCTTTCCATGATGTGATACATTCAAGTCCATAAGTCCATTACTTATTAGCATGTGTGTAACTACTAAGTAGTGTATGGCACACATCTTCAACctggtttatttttttaaaacaatcatTACAGTTCTACAGTTGAAATGTTGAATGTCAGCTATAAGGTACTCAACTGATTTTTGCAAGATCAAAATATCCTAAACAAAAAAGTTGTTTTCTAATGGAATCAAGTTAATGTCATTTGGTGAGCAAAATTAATAATGTATGGACAATTTTTTACTGTGCAGTCTATGGACCAGATTGATGTCGCTAATCTAGTAATCTTTCAAAAACTAAAGTTATATTCTGAAAATTGTGGGAACTAAAATGCGGATTTTCTTCATTACAGTAATAGGCGTCATTTTTTCAGTTTCATAATTTTGAGTAATGAGTGTCCTGAAGACGGGAACTAGATTCAATCACTGTTTGGAATAATTTTACCAAAGAAACTGTGAAGCTAAGTCAGGCAGGGAACCTGACTGTTTATTGCCATTTATTTCCTTTTTCTATTTAACCtagttttatattatttgtgGTTATTTTGATGCTGGAATGTAATGCACAAAGTTGCTTTTTAAGTTCCGGTACTACTTTGATGTCACTATGTTATTAATCTCTTTTGCAGGCATTCATATACTATTATGATCCCCATAGAGCTGGAACAAGATCCAGTAATTGAAGGTTCAGTGTCATTGACACAAAGCAAAGAAGGTGCTCGGTTCATTCATGGATATTCAATTCACGTTGAGTTTATGTGAGGTGAGACATTTATCTAATCTATGAAAGATTCTCCTTCTTTGACAATTCATCAAGGTATAAGTTGCTGCTTCCTTGTGCTGCTTATTTTCAGTGGTGTTTGTGTTGTTTCTAAGGTGAGTTTGATTTGATGCAGGAGGGGCTTGGAGAAATGGATGAATCTTGGTTGGCAGAACTGATTAAAGTGGCAGCTGATTTACTGAACGATAGATTGCCTGAGGCGAGAGATGGCTCGGAGTATCGCAACTTCAATGTATGAGGCACTCACAAAGGACAAGGAACAGAAGCTGGAGATGTGGCAGTGCTTCTGCCAATCCAAGTTGACACCAATTCACGCTATTTCATTGTTTAAGATAGTTGGTACTTGAAGCAATATTGGGTATTGGGTGTATTACTCCGTAGTTTTATAGTCATATAGCAGATATCCAAAATTTAGTTCTGTATGTGAAGTTCCTAAGGCTCATGATGCTGCATGAGTAGGAGTTGTCTTGTTGAATGATGAAATAAAAGagttaatattcaatttggtCCTTAAATTTACACGTGAGTCTCAATTTAGTCCTTGAAGtttcaattacttctatttaGTAACGATCTTTATGTAAAATGATGCAGTTTTGATTTTGACATTCAAATAGCTCATAAACAGTTTTGCATTACTTATTTTGttaggtaaaattttaataaacactaCTTATGATGTTTTTGGATTATTTGAGTGTCAATTAAAACGATATCATTTTACAAATTTTAGTGTAATGTCCGGCTGTCCACAACAGTGTTTCGTTAACGTTTGTATGTTGAAAATTGATTCAAGGACTAACATGAGTTATGTTCGCAAAGTTTGGGGATTAAATACAGGAAATTAAAActttagggactaaattgaggcTTGGATGTAAATTCAAGGACTAAATTGAGTATTATTTCGAAATAAAagcttgtttctttttttttttacagttgGTCTCTCGTAATGAAAAAAGCCATGTTAAAGAAACTAGCAGATTGATCATTAAAGAATAACAAAGATTTCCAATTTGATTTCTACTCCAGAAATTTCGACTACTTCCATTGAGTTCATTCCATTTATACAATTGGAACAAAAACTGAGCTGATGTTCCATATAACATTGTGATTTTTCCTACCTAACATTTTGCCTATTCCCATGATCAAAGAATTCTACCAAGATCAGAATAACAAGCACTCTCTTGACGCTGTACAAAACAGCAATTGCTGTTTCTATAATGGTCATCTGGATGTGATCACATTTTGATCATGTTCAATTAAAGAGCACAAGGCCTTCTCAGCATCACCAAGTGGTTGCCCAGCAAAGAGTTGAAGCTGCCTCTTCTTCACAACTACTACTTGCTTGCCACGTGACAATATTTCTTTTTTGAGTTCCTGCCGAACATCAAAACTAAAAAATGATTGGGCAGTGCACTCACCATATAGGGTATCTTTCACAAGTCGAGGTTCTTACTTGTATTGTCATCGGAACAGCATCTGCACTGAAATCACCCAACTCCTTGAAAGCGGACTCCAGTAGAAAACAAAAGTTGTTGGCATCAGCATGATCCTCAAAAGCAACAATATAGGAATCTTCACTTTGGTCCTGCCCCTTAGAACCGATCTTTACACTATAGATCCCTTTTGTTCCCCCGTTGACGCCTCCTTGCATGAGAATTACCTTCAAAAGTAAAGCAACTTGTGTCAAGATGGTTTATAAACTTGATAATAGTTGATGATAGAACAGAAGAAATTGCAAAGGTTTCCATAACTATACAAGAAAGTGGTGTGTATCACTATCAATGGGTAGGTATGCTAGGTCATTTCCATGCTTAAGCTACTGAAAAAGAGTTTTTCTGCACATACTAGAACATAACGGAGGTTGAGCCACCACGTATCAGTCTCGGTCTTTTTCCTAGCTAATCCATTTCTTGAACTGCCATTTATGTTCTGCAGCACATCCTTTTCAAAACTAGGGTCAGTGTCCTGCTTTTCTTCCACAAAACTCTCAGAATTTTGTTTCCTCGGTTCTCTCGATTGTTTTAATTCAACTCCAGACAACCCAAAGCTAGTCTTCCAGACACCACCTAAACATATTaacaaaatacacaaaatcatgcTAAGTTTATTATAAGCCAACCTATTTGTCACTGACTCACTGGTTGCTTCTCATAACTCGGGAGAAGACCCCAGCGAAATATATTCAAGAAGGATAATAATATGTTATATATTCATTGTTGTAATTGtattcattcaaattcaaattcaaactcatGGAAAATGAAAGATGTATGAATAAACAAACTCATGGATAACAAGTTCATAACACATTACTGTTGTTTGCATTTGTTGTTTTAACTCCAGGTTTTGGCGTCTCCAGATTTCTTTCCAAATTCTTCCCATTATTTAGAATTGCCTCGGACTCTTGAGCAACAGACTCTCCTCTTTCTTTCAGTGGAACACTCGGTGTACTTTCCCGTATCTCGTCATCTTGTTCAATCACTGGCTTATCTTCATGTGATATTTGTGCATGATGAATATCATCACTCACAGAACTAACAACCTCCCTTCTAACTTCTGAATTTCTATCTTTGGCATCAGGTGCTTTATGATCTCGAGTCCCGGGAAATCCCTTGGGAGTTTTTGTTGCCTTAATCGAAGGGTACTTATATTTAAGCTTTTTCTTGAACATTAATTGCTCATTTCCTTCATGAGCATTCTTATGAGCATCCTTATTACCATTGATTCTATTCTGCAGCTTCATTAAGCGTGCACCAATCTCTCTCTCAATACCAGGTTTAGGACTAGAAGCATAACTTAAATCGTCATCACTTTCATAATCCACAtcttcatcatcaccatcttcttcttcttcttcattcttcttcttcttcttctccattctcTCAATTCTCCGAGCTTTCCTTGCCATTAACTTAATCTCCTCAATTTTCTTTTGCCTCACAGCTTGACCCATCACACGAAGCACATTGCTACCGGTAACTGGCTCACTATTCCCATTTCCATTGAGCAAAAGATCTCTCTTTTCGCTTCCATTTACCTCAAAGTTCCCATCTTTAGTTCTCGAATCGTAATTCATAATAAACAAAACCGACAAAATCGCCTGATACACAATAGCCCCAAGAAAACACACACCGCCAAATTTGAAGATATCCGAAGCAGAAACTTTACCAGAAACATCCTTGGGTTCAATGGTGGCCTCGGAGACTTGCAAGTCTTCCAAATCTTCAGCTTCTTCGGTGGCGTCAGCGGCATCAACTTCGCCATGAGTCTCCTCGGATGGAGCCTCAACGGAGAGGAGCTCGTTTTCTTCAGTGGACTGAGGGCAGGGAATAGGAGCAGCGGGTTCTAGTGGTGGTGAAGGTTCTTGGGGAGGAAGGGGAACgacgggtttagggtttaggattttcaGAATTTTGGGTCGCAAATGATTTTTCCTGCGAGTGATTTTTGAAGGGCGTGAAGATACAATTGACAAAGCTAGAATAACGGGCTGGGTTCGTGTGGGGCAGGTGGAAGGTGCAACGAGGGAGAAGAAAGTGGAATGGGCACGCGCCATGGGAGAGAGTGTCAGTGGTTTGGTTGCTTCAAGATTTCGGCTTTGAATCGTTTCCTTCCATGGCTGCAGAAGGAGAAAGAGTAGCAGCTGAAGCTTGCTTGCATTCTCTGCTATGGTGGTCTTGTCTTTTTCGTTGGTGTTATTTCTATGGGGCCTACAGTTATTTGGGCCCTATCATTAGGCCCATTAGGTCCAATTTAATCATGCTATGATTGGGCACTCATACTTCTACAAAAACCATATCAACTACTTATATTAATTTAGTAGTTAACCCAAAAAAAACATCAAGTATCCGTGGTTTAAATTCTTCTGCCTTGGCCAATGAGCCTGGGCTCTAGTGGCATTTCTCCCCCCTCTCCACTTCAAGGTCTAGggttcaaactttagaggatgtaattgaaaaaaaaatgtgataaatatgtgaggagtgtgtgggtgtgttgtgtacctaagattgggggttgtccaatccattGGGGTACTTAGGattggggttgtccaatccaccgaccaaaaaaaaaaaaaaattcttctgcCTTGTGCatatagtaaaaaatatttgaGGTTTGAATTAGTATAACAATTTATAGATtaacaacaaatttttaaataaaactaaatttacAGAAATTTGTTTTTCACATGCGAAGGTGAGAGatggtataaaaaaattatacaaatttaatttgaaaaatatgtcTTAGAACTTTAAGTTATGAATtgctttgagttttttttttttttttgggacgaATTGCTTTGAGTTTAAAATAGGAAGAGTATGGTCAAATAAAAAAGCACAAAAGTGaaagcttttttttcttttttataaaggAATAgtggtgtttttttattttttttaagacttTCTTTTTCAGATTCTTTCTACTAGTTACAAATCAGTAAATTATTATTAGGGTTAGTTTGAgtgaacttttaaaaaaaatatattttttgaattatttttaaaaaattataaaaataaaaataattttatatttaaatattttatataatatttttatttattaattatatttaaatataataatataaaaatatttatttatttattatataaaaatatttttaaaaaatataaatcataatttttttaaaaaaatattttttaactttttaaatatttttatttttattattaaaaatttatcaagcatgttaaaaaataaaaacaaaatcttttctcATTGAAAATTTCTATCAACTTAATCGTATCTAAACAAACACTTAACCCATTTAACCGAAGATATATACCATATTAGCAAAAGAAGATACAattctaacaaaaataaataattaaagcaaAGAAGATACAAATTACttcaatttagttaaaaaaaaaaaaaaaaaaaaactaaaaaagtatCCGGTTTTggttaatactaaaataaaaaacaatagtgATGCAGGCACATAAGACAAAGATTATATGTGATATTTTGAAATCCATATATAAATAGGTAGGTAGGTTGTTGTCGCCAACCTCAAAATCCTAATCTTGAAactttgaactttgaagtttcgCCTTCCCCCTTCTGTGGCTGCCACAGTGAGTGCCACCGCAACAACCACCACAAAATGCCCTTTCATTCCAAGTCTTTCGTCTCTTACAACCCTCAAATGCGGTCTCTTTCAGCTTCCCTTCCTATCCGAGCTCCTCTTACCAACCATGATtccgaagaagatgaagaagatgaagagggaaGTTACGCCTCTGAAAACGGAATATCTCCTCCTATCCATGGGGCTACTTTACCTGTTAGGCCCTTTGCCAATTTGTCTACCTATGTTGATGGAGATGATGAAGACACTGAAGGTGAAGAACAAACCGATGATGAGATTTTAGGTGTTGTGAGGGTGCCTCCTCCCCCCAGAATTAGGGTGTTTGATGATGTTGAAGTTGAAGAACAAAATGATGATACTTCTGCGAATTCATTACCGGTTAGTCATTCATTGCTTTCAGATGAGTTTTCTTTCAACGATTTCTCTTCGAATAATTCTGTTGCTGAAGCTCAAGATGACATTGATAGTGTTGGGATAGGTCTTGATGAAGAAGAGCTTGATCTTGATGGTAGAAtagattatgatgatgatgatgatgatgatgatgatgatgatttctcTGATGTTATGTCTCGGTATTCACAAGATAATTTGAGCAATAGACAAGTTGGGAAGGTTAGAATAGTGTTAGATGAGTTTGAGAAGGGAGAATTTTATGACATAAACAGAAATGAGGGAAGCCCCTTAGAGATGATTGAGAATAATTCCACAATGCTAGCGAAGTTGGAAGTTGACACCAGAGAGGCTATTAACATGGTCAATAGCATCAACATTGAGGATTATGGCAATAGCAGACTGCCAAAACAGAATAGTAGTAGCATTCATGATCCGCAAGAACAGTATTCCCAGCCTGAAACTGATTTTATAATGTCGGTTGAACAAGTCTTTGCTGACACCATTGATGATAGTGCAACTCAAAGAAGTGTAGCTAATGGAAGTCAAGGTCTTGCAACCAACCAGGAAGGTGAGTGCAAGAAGCTGGTAAGCATACCTAAATCCTTGGTAAACTCAAACGCCAATTTACATGATTCGTCATCCGGTTTTGAATGTAGTGATGATTGTGAAGGTAAACAAACTCACTGTGTTGAGTCTTCTCGATGGTTGGACCCAACACTGCTTCAGGGGAACGGATATTTGGAAAATGATCTGTCTGAGGCCAATTTAGATGGTAATCAAGACAACCTATTTTGCAACCACGTGGAAACAGATCTTAAATTTGGAGTCACAGTTAAAGAAGAAGCCAGTGTTGCATTAAATACGATAGCTGAAGAATCAAAGAGACATGGTTCTGCTTCAGATGGAGATACGGAAAGCTTGATCACAGTAAGCCTAGAAGGCCTTGAACAGTTCAAGGAACAAATTTCCGCCCTCTCTTATCTTTTGGGGTCAAAAGGTTCTTTAAAGAACTGTCAACAAGAGGAACTTGTCAGGAGTTCACATGAAAATATAATGTTATCAAGGGATGACGCACAAGGGCAATTTGTTAATGTTACTTGTGGTGGTGAATGGAATGGCAAGACCAATGCTGATGAATCCAGTGCTATCTTACTCAAAGATCCAGGTAGTCTCGATTTCTTACTTGAATTTGAACACAACTTAAGCAACAAAGATAAGGAAAAAATACGGAGGGTACAGAACAAATGCGTGAAATTCTTGAGGATTGTCCGGCGATTATA is a window from the Arachis hypogaea cultivar Tifrunner chromosome 1, arahy.Tifrunner.gnm2.J5K5, whole genome shotgun sequence genome containing:
- the LOC112703950 gene encoding uncharacterized protein isoform X1 gives rise to the protein MPFHSKSFVSYNPQMRSLSASLPIRAPLTNHDSEEDEEDEEGSYASENGISPPIHGATLPVRPFANLSTYVDGDDEDTEGEEQTDDEILGVVRVPPPPRIRVFDDVEVEEQNDDTSANSLPVSHSLLSDEFSFNDFSSNNSVAEAQDDIDSVGIGLDEEELDLDGRIDYDDDDDDDDDDDFSDVMSRYSQDNLSNRQVGKVRIVLDEFEKGEFYDINRNEGSPLEMIENNSTMLAKLEVDTREAINMVNSINIEDYGNSRLPKQNSSSIHDPQEQYSQPETDFIMSVEQVFADTIDDSATQRSVANGSQGLATNQEGKQTHCVESSRWLDPTLLQGNGYLENDLSEANLDGNQDNLFCNHVETDLKFGVTVKEEASVALNTIAEESKRHGSASDGDTESLITVSLEGLEQFKEQISALSYLLGSKGSLKNCQQEELVRSSHENIMLSRDDAQGQFVNVTCGGEWNGKTNADESSAILLKDPGSLDFLLEFEHNLSNKDKEKIRRVQNKCVKFLRIVRRLYLPMEDCFVSKVLCRLVADIGRRSNQEFVIESAKLSAKKLEEDCRDDLDFCLNILVLGKSGVGKSATINSIFDDVKVVTNAFQPATTSVEEVSGTIDGIKIRMLDTPGLRSSMKEQAFNRKILSSIKKHMKKFPPDAILYIDRVDAQSRDLNDLPMLKSITSSLGPSIWQHTILTLTHAAASPLDGPSGSPLRYELSVVQKSYLVQQSIAQSVGDLCQLSPGFICPVSLVENHPLGGEYVLPNGLRWRSQLLTLCASLKILSQVCPVTLPPTPFDRWKQFFFQDDTPQLSHVFSSLLQSHAHLKFKSSWN
- the LOC112703950 gene encoding translocase of chloroplast 90, chloroplastic isoform X2, which encodes MMLKLKNKMMILLRIHYRVGIGLDEEELDLDGRIDYDDDDDDDDDDDFSDVMSRYSQDNLSNRQVGKVRIVLDEFEKGEFYDINRNEGSPLEMIENNSTMLAKLEVDTREAINMVNSINIEDYGNSRLPKQNSSSIHDPQEQYSQPETDFIMSVEQVFADTIDDSATQRSVANGSQGLATNQEGECKKLVSIPKSLVNSNANLHDSSSGFECSDDCEGKQTHCVESSRWLDPTLLQGNGYLENDLSEANLDGNQDNLFCNHVETDLKFGVTVKEEASVALNTIAEESKRHGSASDGDTESLITVSLEGLEQFKEQISALSYLLGSKGSLKNCQQEELVRSSHENIMLSRDDAQGQFVNVTCGGEWNGKTNADESSAILLKDPGSLDFLLEFEHNLSNKDKEKIRRVQNKCVKFLRIVRRLYLPMEDCFVSKVLCRLVADIGRRSNQEFVIESAKLSAKKLEEDCRDDLDFCLNILVLGKSGVGKSATINSIFDDVKVVTNAFQPATTSVEEVSGTIDGIKIRMLDTPGLRSSMKEQAFNRKILSSIKKHMKKFPPDAILYIDRVDAQSRDLNDLPMLKSITSSLGPSIWQHTILTLTHAAASPLDGPSGSPLRYELSVVQKSYLVQQSIAQSVGDLCQLSPGFICPVSLVENHPLGGEYVLPNGLRWRSQLLTLCASLKILSQVCPVTLPPTPFDRWKQFFFQDDTPQLSHVFSSLLQSHAHLKFKSSWN